The proteins below are encoded in one region of Opisthocomus hoazin isolate bOpiHoa1 chromosome 26, bOpiHoa1.hap1, whole genome shotgun sequence:
- the SRCIN1 gene encoding SRC kinase signaling inhibitor 1 isoform X12, whose amino-acid sequence MSEAELPLGFNRMNRFRQSLPLSRSTSQTKLRSPGVLFLQFGDETRRVHITHEISSMDTLHALIVHMFPQKLTMGMLKSPNTAILIKDESRNVFYELEDVRDIQDRSIIKIYRKEPLYASFPASHITNGDLRREMVYTSRESSPTRRLNNMSPASHLASGSPPPVLQSSSPSRSRMSYSGGRPPSYAGSPVHHGERLSSLPPAQGVSPSPSAILERRDVKPDEDLAGKNVMLVKNEGLYADPYGMVHEGRLSITSTQSLAGMGDPFGYSGGLYKRGSVRSLSTYSAAALQTELEDSLYKPNAPIYTDTYGPGLGFRMAPSSPQKMADGRLVDVQPGQSPHSPYSGPPSRSSPVRQSFRKDSCSSVFMESPVNKPRNPSSSGPPELFPGPSDRPLSGFGSPGPAKDTETRERMEAMEKQIASLTGLVQSALLRGSEAETPSEKTEATNGGTPPSASTSRSGMGTPVPAPPPPSATSTPAGQPTAITRLHMQLHLHDLQQNASDLRNQLQQLKKLQLQNQETVKTMLRRTETEISVRVTDTMRKHEDPLQRQRSLVEEERLRYLNEEELITQQLNDLEKSVEKIQKDLAHNHRLIPVQELEEKAVVLKQLGETLTDLKAQFPSLQSKMRVVLRVEVEAVKFLKEEPNRLDGLLKRCKTVTDTLAQIRRQVDEGVWTSPSTLSQSPKKVAPETDFSKGLDLEMPTSPPVSLHHLTAATETLGMPSFGHSPPQTQTHPSKSNNPSRAPEMVPAKTQTGPETPSKKSADKAVSVEAAERDWEEKRAALTQYSAKDINRLLEETQAELMKAIPDLEFAAKHKQGTGSGSAASTPEHKPSKPQHAPKSGGKGDPNGRRGSASFVPRRTDGAAVPDRETLQIATTSPSAPELPLVPRADHDPQRRSHRHQQEGAWVYEEGRVGGAGDPEAPSEAETDGVGGGQAGVHPSHHRLCHQRRRRRGPHHRGAGERWRFHPGHEGGEPGVPAEAEPAGQPRQEQAHKAADGVHADPGPAAELSELHPTAFTSSKQGGRRAAPDPAACASSTRPTAERWETAAAEDAPATPRPDRSPPAAEHPGSRHAVAPGGDDARRCGQVSVAFAGPGLGAMPAGWRCHRPPVAPQPRLSPGTGGNARAGEQGAGSGAAGGPAVPEGPKAEDVKWGGGGQTGRAGLPGTPRWERSTLNGRLGGRGGGGGGVL is encoded by the exons ATGTCGGAAGCGGAGCTACCCCTGGGGTTCAACAGGATGAACCGGTTCCGGCAGAGCTTGCCCTTGTCCCGGTCCACCAGCCAGACGAAGCTGCGGTCCCCAG GGGTCCTTTTCCTGCAGTTTGGGGACGAGACGAGGCGCGTCCACATCACCCACGAGATCAGCAGCATGGACACCCTGCACGCCCTCATCGTCCACATGTTCCCCCAGAAGCTCACCATGGGGATGCTGAAGTCTCCCAACACTGCCATCCTCATCAAGGACGAGTCGCGCAATGTCTTCTACGAGCTGGAGGATGTCCG CGATATCCAGGACCGAAGTATCATTAAAATCTACCGGAAAGAGCCGCTCTACGCCTCCTTCCCAGCCTCGCACATCACCAACGGGGACCTGAGG AGGGAGATGGTGTACACCTCCAGGGAGTCGTCTCCCACCCGCCGGCTGAACAACATGTCCCCGGCTTCCCACCTCGCCTCCGGCTCGCCGCCGCCGGTGCTCCAGTCCTCCTCGCCGTCCCGCTCCCGCATGTCCTACAGCGGGGGCCGCCCGCCCTCCTACGCCGGCAGCCCCGTCCATCATGGCGAGCGTCTCTCCAGCCTGCCGCCCGCCCAGGGGGTCTCGCCCAGCCCCAGCGCCATCCTGGAGCGCCGGGACGTGAAGCCGGATGAGGACCTGGCCGGGAAGAACGTGATGCTGGTGAAGAACGAGGGGCTGTACGCCGATCCCTACGGCATGGTGCACGAGGGCCGGCTCAGCATCACCTCCACCCAGTCCCTGGCTGGCATGGGAGACCCTTTTGGCTACTCGGGGGGGCTGTACAAGCGGGGCTCCGTTCGCTCCCTCAGCACCTACTCGGCGGCCGCCTTGCAGACGGAGCTGGAGGACAGCCTGTACAAGCCCAACGCGCCCATTTACACCGACACGTACGGACCCGGCTTGGGCTTCCGCAtggccccctcctccccgcagaAGATGGCTGACGGCCGGCTGGTGGACGTGCAGCCGGGGCAGAGCCCGCACAGCCCCTACTCGGGACCCCCCAGCCGCTCCTCGCCCGTCCGTCAGTCCTTCCGCAAGGACTCCTGCTCCTCCGTCTTCATGGAGAGCCCCGTCAACAAGCCCCGCAACCCCAGCTCCTCCGGCCCCCCGGAGCTGTTCCCTGGCCCCAGCGATCGCCCGCTCTCAGGGTTCGGCTCCCCTGGACCGGCCAAGGACACGGAAACAAG GGAGCGGATGGAGGCCATGGAGAAGCAGATCGCCAGCCTGACGGGGCTGGTGCAGAGCGCCCTGCTCCGCGGCTCCGAAGCCGAGACCCCCAG CGAGAAGACAGAAGCCACCAATGGCGGGACCCCCCCGTCAGCGT CGACCAGCCGCAGCGGCATGGGGACACCGgtgcccgcgcccccgccgccctccgccaCCAGCACGCCGGCCGGGCAGCCCACGGCCATCACCCGCTTGCACATGCAGCTGCACCTCCACGACCTGCAGCAGAACGCCAGCGACCTCCGcaaccagctgcagcagctcaagAAGCTGCAG CTGCAGAACCAGGAGACGGTGAAGACGATGCTGCGGCGGACGGAGACGGAGATCAGCGTGCGGGTGACGGACACCATGCGCAAGCACGAGGACCCCCTGCAGCGCCAGCGCAGCTTGGTGGAAGAGGAACGGCTCCGGTACCTCAACGAGGAGGAGCTCATCACCCAGCAGCTCAA TGACCTGGAGAAGTCGGTGGAGAAGATCCAGAAGGATTTGGCCCACAACCACCGGCTCAtccctgtgcaggagctggaggagaaggcGGTGGTGCTCAAGCAGCTGGGGGAGACGCTGACAGACCTCAAGG cccagtTCCCCAGCCTGCAGAGCAAGATGCGGGTGGTGCTGCGGGTGGAGGTGGAAGCCGTCAAGTTCCTCAAGGAAGAGCCGAACCGCCTCGATGGTCTGCTCAAACGCTGCAAGACGGTGACGGACACCCTCGCCCAGATCCGCAG GCAAGTGGACGAGGGCGTGTGGacctcccccagcaccctcagccagtcCCCCAAGAAGGTGGCCCCCGAGACGGACTTCAGCAAAGGGCTGGATCTGGAGATGCCCACCAGCCCCCCCGTGAGCCTCCACCACCTGACGGCTGCCACCGAGACCCTGGGCATGCCCAGCTTcgggcacagccccccccagacccagaCCCACCCTTCCAAGAGCAATAACCCTTCCCGAGCTCCGGAGATGGTGCCCGCCAAGACCCAGACGGGCCCAGAGACCCCCAGCAAGAAGAGCGCGGACAAAGCTGTGTCCGTGGAG GCTGCCGAGCGGGACTGGGAGGAGAAGCGGGCAGCGCTGACCCAGTACAGTGCCAAGGACATCAACCGGCTCCTGGAGGAGACGCAAGCCGAGCTGATGAAGGCCATCCCCGACCTGGAGTTCGCTGCCAAGCACAAGCAAGGCACGGGCAGCGGCAGCGCCGCCTCCACGCCCGAGCACAAGCCCTCCAAGCCGCAGCACGCGCCGAAGTCGGGGGGCAAGGGGGACCCCAACGGCCGCAGGGGCTCAG CATCGTTTGTGCCCAGACGAACTGACGGTGCCGCGGTACCGGACCGAGAAACCCTCCAAATCGCCACCACCTCCCCCTCCGCGCCGGAGCTTCCCCTCGTCCCACGGGCTGACCACGACCCGCAGCGGCGAAGTCATCGTCACCAGCAAGAAGGAGCCTGGGTTTATGAAG AAGGCCGAGTCGGAGGAGCTGGAGACCCAGAAGCCCCAAGTGAAGCTGAGACGGACGGTGTCGGAGGTGGTCAGGCCGGCGTCCACCCCTCCCATCATCGCCTCTGCCATCAAAGACGACGACGACGAGGACCGCATCATCGCGGAGCTGGAG AGCGGTGGCGTTTCCATCCCGGCCATGAAGGTGGTGAACCCGGCGTCCCGGCTGAAGCAGAGCCAGCAGGGCAGCCCCGACAAGAGCAAGCACATAAAGCAGCGGATGGAGTACATGCGGATCCAGGGCCAGCAGCAG aGCTCTCAGAGCTTCACCCCACCGCTTTCACCAGCTCCAAGCAAGGAGGACGCCGGGCAGCGCCCGACCCCGCTGCCTGTGCCAGCAGCACCCGTCCCACCGCGGAAAGGTGGGAAACAGCGGCTGCCGAAGATGCCCCCGCCACCCCCCGACCCGAccgctcgccccccgccgccgagcaTCCCGGCAGCCGCCACGCCGTCGCGCCCGGAGGAGACGATGCTCGGCGCTGCGGCCAGGTCTCGGTGGCCTTCGCTGGCCCAGGGCTCGGTGCCATGCCGGCGGGGTGGCGGTGCCACCGGCCGCCCGTCGCCCCCCAACCCCGGCTCTCCCCGGGAACGGGGGGCAATgcgagggctggggagcagggagctgggagcggggccgcggggggcccggccgtgccggagggGCCGAAGGCTGAGGATGTGaaatggggaggaggggggcaaaCGGGTCGAGCCGGGCTGCCCGGCACCCCCCGATGGGAACGTAGCACTTTAAATGGTCGCCTGGGTGGGCGCGGTGGCGGGGGTGGAGGGGTGCTGTga
- the SRCIN1 gene encoding SRC kinase signaling inhibitor 1 isoform X5, giving the protein MGNTPSQDPERTSTHMISADDAEYPREYRTLGNGTRRFSNVGLVHTSERRHTVIAAQSLEALTGLQKSEMERKRDAFMDHLKNKYPQHALALRGQQERLRDQQPNYWSFKTRSSRHSQGSQPGLADQAKLSFASAESLETMSEAELPLGFNRMNRFRQSLPLSRSTSQTKLRSPGVLFLQFGDETRRVHITHEISSMDTLHALIVHMFPQKLTMGMLKSPNTAILIKDESRNVFYELEDVRDIQDRSIIKIYRKEPLYASFPASHITNGDLRREMVYTSRESSPTRRLNNMSPASHLASGSPPPVLQSSSPSRSRMSYSGGRPPSYAGSPVHHGERLSSLPPAQGVSPSPSAILERRDVKPDEDLAGKNVMLVKNEGLYADPYGMVHEGRLSITSTQSLAGMGDPFGYSGGLYKRGSVRSLSTYSAAALQTELEDSLYKPNAPIYTDTYGPGLGFRMAPSSPQKMADGRLVDVQPGQSPHSPYSGPPSRSSPVRQSFRKDSCSSVFMESPVNKPRNPSSSGPPELFPGPSDRPLSGFGSPGPAKDTETRERMEAMEKQIASLTGLVQSALLRGSEAETPSEKTEATNGGTPPSASTSRSGMGTPVPAPPPPSATSTPAGQPTAITRLHMQLHLHDLQQNASDLRNQLQQLKKLQLQNQETVKTMLRRTETEISVRVTDTMRKHEDPLQRQRSLVEEERLRYLNEEELITQQLNDLEKSVEKIQKDLAHNHRLIPVQELEEKAVVLKQLGETLTDLKAQFPSLQSKMRVVLRVEVEAVKFLKEEPNRLDGLLKRCKTVTDTLAQIRRQVDEGVWTSPSTLSQSPKKVAPETDFSKGLDLEMPTSPPVSLHHLTAATETLGMPSFGHSPPQTQTHPSKSNNPSRAPEMVPAKTQTGPETPSKKSADKAVSVEAAERDWEEKRAALTQYSAKDINRLLEETQAELMKAIPDLEFAAKHKQGTGSGSAASTPEHKPSKPQHAPKSGGKGDPNGRRGSASFVPRRTDGAAVPDRETLQIATTSPSAPELPLVPRADHDPQRRSHRHQQEGAWVYEEGRVGGAGDPEAPSEAETDGVGGGQAGVHPSHHRLCHQRRRRRGPHHRGAGERWRFHPGHEGGEPGVPAEAEPAGQPRQEQAHKAADGVHADPGPAAELSELHPTAFTSSKQGGRRAAPDPAACASSTRPTAERWETAAAEDAPATPRPDRSPPAAEHPGSRHAVAPGGDDARRCGQVSVAFAGPGLGAMPAGWRCHRPPVAPQPRLSPGTGGNARAGEQGAGSGAAGGPAVPEGPKAEDVKWGGGGQTGRAGLPGTPRWERSTLNGRLGGRGGGGGGVL; this is encoded by the exons CAACCCAACTACTGGAGCTTTAAG ACGAGGAGCTCCCGGCACTCCCAGGGCTCCCAGCCCGGCTTGGCCGATCAAGCCAAACTCTCCTTTGCCTCGGCTGAATCCCTGGAAACCATGTCGGAAGCGGAGCTACCCCTGGGGTTCAACAGGATGAACCGGTTCCGGCAGAGCTTGCCCTTGTCCCGGTCCACCAGCCAGACGAAGCTGCGGTCCCCAG GGGTCCTTTTCCTGCAGTTTGGGGACGAGACGAGGCGCGTCCACATCACCCACGAGATCAGCAGCATGGACACCCTGCACGCCCTCATCGTCCACATGTTCCCCCAGAAGCTCACCATGGGGATGCTGAAGTCTCCCAACACTGCCATCCTCATCAAGGACGAGTCGCGCAATGTCTTCTACGAGCTGGAGGATGTCCG CGATATCCAGGACCGAAGTATCATTAAAATCTACCGGAAAGAGCCGCTCTACGCCTCCTTCCCAGCCTCGCACATCACCAACGGGGACCTGAGG AGGGAGATGGTGTACACCTCCAGGGAGTCGTCTCCCACCCGCCGGCTGAACAACATGTCCCCGGCTTCCCACCTCGCCTCCGGCTCGCCGCCGCCGGTGCTCCAGTCCTCCTCGCCGTCCCGCTCCCGCATGTCCTACAGCGGGGGCCGCCCGCCCTCCTACGCCGGCAGCCCCGTCCATCATGGCGAGCGTCTCTCCAGCCTGCCGCCCGCCCAGGGGGTCTCGCCCAGCCCCAGCGCCATCCTGGAGCGCCGGGACGTGAAGCCGGATGAGGACCTGGCCGGGAAGAACGTGATGCTGGTGAAGAACGAGGGGCTGTACGCCGATCCCTACGGCATGGTGCACGAGGGCCGGCTCAGCATCACCTCCACCCAGTCCCTGGCTGGCATGGGAGACCCTTTTGGCTACTCGGGGGGGCTGTACAAGCGGGGCTCCGTTCGCTCCCTCAGCACCTACTCGGCGGCCGCCTTGCAGACGGAGCTGGAGGACAGCCTGTACAAGCCCAACGCGCCCATTTACACCGACACGTACGGACCCGGCTTGGGCTTCCGCAtggccccctcctccccgcagaAGATGGCTGACGGCCGGCTGGTGGACGTGCAGCCGGGGCAGAGCCCGCACAGCCCCTACTCGGGACCCCCCAGCCGCTCCTCGCCCGTCCGTCAGTCCTTCCGCAAGGACTCCTGCTCCTCCGTCTTCATGGAGAGCCCCGTCAACAAGCCCCGCAACCCCAGCTCCTCCGGCCCCCCGGAGCTGTTCCCTGGCCCCAGCGATCGCCCGCTCTCAGGGTTCGGCTCCCCTGGACCGGCCAAGGACACGGAAACAAG GGAGCGGATGGAGGCCATGGAGAAGCAGATCGCCAGCCTGACGGGGCTGGTGCAGAGCGCCCTGCTCCGCGGCTCCGAAGCCGAGACCCCCAG CGAGAAGACAGAAGCCACCAATGGCGGGACCCCCCCGTCAGCGT CGACCAGCCGCAGCGGCATGGGGACACCGgtgcccgcgcccccgccgccctccgccaCCAGCACGCCGGCCGGGCAGCCCACGGCCATCACCCGCTTGCACATGCAGCTGCACCTCCACGACCTGCAGCAGAACGCCAGCGACCTCCGcaaccagctgcagcagctcaagAAGCTGCAG CTGCAGAACCAGGAGACGGTGAAGACGATGCTGCGGCGGACGGAGACGGAGATCAGCGTGCGGGTGACGGACACCATGCGCAAGCACGAGGACCCCCTGCAGCGCCAGCGCAGCTTGGTGGAAGAGGAACGGCTCCGGTACCTCAACGAGGAGGAGCTCATCACCCAGCAGCTCAA TGACCTGGAGAAGTCGGTGGAGAAGATCCAGAAGGATTTGGCCCACAACCACCGGCTCAtccctgtgcaggagctggaggagaaggcGGTGGTGCTCAAGCAGCTGGGGGAGACGCTGACAGACCTCAAGG cccagtTCCCCAGCCTGCAGAGCAAGATGCGGGTGGTGCTGCGGGTGGAGGTGGAAGCCGTCAAGTTCCTCAAGGAAGAGCCGAACCGCCTCGATGGTCTGCTCAAACGCTGCAAGACGGTGACGGACACCCTCGCCCAGATCCGCAG GCAAGTGGACGAGGGCGTGTGGacctcccccagcaccctcagccagtcCCCCAAGAAGGTGGCCCCCGAGACGGACTTCAGCAAAGGGCTGGATCTGGAGATGCCCACCAGCCCCCCCGTGAGCCTCCACCACCTGACGGCTGCCACCGAGACCCTGGGCATGCCCAGCTTcgggcacagccccccccagacccagaCCCACCCTTCCAAGAGCAATAACCCTTCCCGAGCTCCGGAGATGGTGCCCGCCAAGACCCAGACGGGCCCAGAGACCCCCAGCAAGAAGAGCGCGGACAAAGCTGTGTCCGTGGAG GCTGCCGAGCGGGACTGGGAGGAGAAGCGGGCAGCGCTGACCCAGTACAGTGCCAAGGACATCAACCGGCTCCTGGAGGAGACGCAAGCCGAGCTGATGAAGGCCATCCCCGACCTGGAGTTCGCTGCCAAGCACAAGCAAGGCACGGGCAGCGGCAGCGCCGCCTCCACGCCCGAGCACAAGCCCTCCAAGCCGCAGCACGCGCCGAAGTCGGGGGGCAAGGGGGACCCCAACGGCCGCAGGGGCTCAG CATCGTTTGTGCCCAGACGAACTGACGGTGCCGCGGTACCGGACCGAGAAACCCTCCAAATCGCCACCACCTCCCCCTCCGCGCCGGAGCTTCCCCTCGTCCCACGGGCTGACCACGACCCGCAGCGGCGAAGTCATCGTCACCAGCAAGAAGGAGCCTGGGTTTATGAAG AAGGCCGAGTCGGAGGAGCTGGAGACCCAGAAGCCCCAAGTGAAGCTGAGACGGACGGTGTCGGAGGTGGTCAGGCCGGCGTCCACCCCTCCCATCATCGCCTCTGCCATCAAAGACGACGACGACGAGGACCGCATCATCGCGGAGCTGGAG AGCGGTGGCGTTTCCATCCCGGCCATGAAGGTGGTGAACCCGGCGTCCCGGCTGAAGCAGAGCCAGCAGGGCAGCCCCGACAAGAGCAAGCACATAAAGCAGCGGATGGAGTACATGCGGATCCAGGGCCAGCAGCAG aGCTCTCAGAGCTTCACCCCACCGCTTTCACCAGCTCCAAGCAAGGAGGACGCCGGGCAGCGCCCGACCCCGCTGCCTGTGCCAGCAGCACCCGTCCCACCGCGGAAAGGTGGGAAACAGCGGCTGCCGAAGATGCCCCCGCCACCCCCCGACCCGAccgctcgccccccgccgccgagcaTCCCGGCAGCCGCCACGCCGTCGCGCCCGGAGGAGACGATGCTCGGCGCTGCGGCCAGGTCTCGGTGGCCTTCGCTGGCCCAGGGCTCGGTGCCATGCCGGCGGGGTGGCGGTGCCACCGGCCGCCCGTCGCCCCCCAACCCCGGCTCTCCCCGGGAACGGGGGGCAATgcgagggctggggagcagggagctgggagcggggccgcggggggcccggccgtgccggagggGCCGAAGGCTGAGGATGTGaaatggggaggaggggggcaaaCGGGTCGAGCCGGGCTGCCCGGCACCCCCCGATGGGAACGTAGCACTTTAAATGGTCGCCTGGGTGGGCGCGGTGGCGGGGGTGGAGGGGTGCTGTga
- the SRCIN1 gene encoding SRC kinase signaling inhibitor 1 isoform X7: MISADDAEYPREYRTLGNGTRRFSNVGLVHTSERRHTVIAAQSLEALTGLQKSEMERKRDAFMDHLKNKYPQHALALRGQQERLRDQQPNYWSFKTRSSRHSQGSQPGLADQAKLSFASAESLETMSEAELPLGFNRMNRFRQSLPLSRSTSQTKLRSPGVLFLQFGDETRRVHITHEISSMDTLHALIVHMFPQKLTMGMLKSPNTAILIKDESRNVFYELEDVRDIQDRSIIKIYRKEPLYASFPASHITNGDLRREMVYTSRESSPTRRLNNMSPASHLASGSPPPVLQSSSPSRSRMSYSGGRPPSYAGSPVHHGERLSSLPPAQGVSPSPSAILERRDVKPDEDLAGKNVMLVKNEGLYADPYGMVHEGRLSITSTQSLAGMGDPFGYSGGLYKRGSVRSLSTYSAAALQTELEDSLYKPNAPIYTDTYGPGLGFRMAPSSPQKMADGRLVDVQPGQSPHSPYSGPPSRSSPVRQSFRKDSCSSVFMESPVNKPRNPSSSGPPELFPGPSDRPLSGFGSPGPAKDTETRERMEAMEKQIASLTGLVQSALLRGSEAETPSEKTEATNGGTPPSASTSRSGMGTPVPAPPPPSATSTPAGQPTAITRLHMQLHLHDLQQNASDLRNQLQQLKKLQLQNQETVKTMLRRTETEISVRVTDTMRKHEDPLQRQRSLVEEERLRYLNEEELITQQLNDLEKSVEKIQKDLAHNHRLIPVQELEEKAVVLKQLGETLTDLKAQFPSLQSKMRVVLRVEVEAVKFLKEEPNRLDGLLKRCKTVTDTLAQIRRQVDEGVWTSPSTLSQSPKKVAPETDFSKGLDLEMPTSPPVSLHHLTAATETLGMPSFGHSPPQTQTHPSKSNNPSRAPEMVPAKTQTGPETPSKKSADKAVSVEAAERDWEEKRAALTQYSAKDINRLLEETQAELMKAIPDLEFAAKHKQGTGSGSAASTPEHKPSKPQHAPKSGGKGDPNGRRGSASFVPRRTDGAAVPDRETLQIATTSPSAPELPLVPRADHDPQRRSHRHQQEGAWVYEEGRVGGAGDPEAPSEAETDGVGGGQAGVHPSHHRLCHQRRRRRGPHHRGAGERWRFHPGHEGGEPGVPAEAEPAGQPRQEQAHKAADGVHADPGPAAELSELHPTAFTSSKQGGRRAAPDPAACASSTRPTAERWETAAAEDAPATPRPDRSPPAAEHPGSRHAVAPGGDDARRCGQVSVAFAGPGLGAMPAGWRCHRPPVAPQPRLSPGTGGNARAGEQGAGSGAAGGPAVPEGPKAEDVKWGGGGQTGRAGLPGTPRWERSTLNGRLGGRGGGGGGVL, encoded by the exons CAACCCAACTACTGGAGCTTTAAG ACGAGGAGCTCCCGGCACTCCCAGGGCTCCCAGCCCGGCTTGGCCGATCAAGCCAAACTCTCCTTTGCCTCGGCTGAATCCCTGGAAACCATGTCGGAAGCGGAGCTACCCCTGGGGTTCAACAGGATGAACCGGTTCCGGCAGAGCTTGCCCTTGTCCCGGTCCACCAGCCAGACGAAGCTGCGGTCCCCAG GGGTCCTTTTCCTGCAGTTTGGGGACGAGACGAGGCGCGTCCACATCACCCACGAGATCAGCAGCATGGACACCCTGCACGCCCTCATCGTCCACATGTTCCCCCAGAAGCTCACCATGGGGATGCTGAAGTCTCCCAACACTGCCATCCTCATCAAGGACGAGTCGCGCAATGTCTTCTACGAGCTGGAGGATGTCCG CGATATCCAGGACCGAAGTATCATTAAAATCTACCGGAAAGAGCCGCTCTACGCCTCCTTCCCAGCCTCGCACATCACCAACGGGGACCTGAGG AGGGAGATGGTGTACACCTCCAGGGAGTCGTCTCCCACCCGCCGGCTGAACAACATGTCCCCGGCTTCCCACCTCGCCTCCGGCTCGCCGCCGCCGGTGCTCCAGTCCTCCTCGCCGTCCCGCTCCCGCATGTCCTACAGCGGGGGCCGCCCGCCCTCCTACGCCGGCAGCCCCGTCCATCATGGCGAGCGTCTCTCCAGCCTGCCGCCCGCCCAGGGGGTCTCGCCCAGCCCCAGCGCCATCCTGGAGCGCCGGGACGTGAAGCCGGATGAGGACCTGGCCGGGAAGAACGTGATGCTGGTGAAGAACGAGGGGCTGTACGCCGATCCCTACGGCATGGTGCACGAGGGCCGGCTCAGCATCACCTCCACCCAGTCCCTGGCTGGCATGGGAGACCCTTTTGGCTACTCGGGGGGGCTGTACAAGCGGGGCTCCGTTCGCTCCCTCAGCACCTACTCGGCGGCCGCCTTGCAGACGGAGCTGGAGGACAGCCTGTACAAGCCCAACGCGCCCATTTACACCGACACGTACGGACCCGGCTTGGGCTTCCGCAtggccccctcctccccgcagaAGATGGCTGACGGCCGGCTGGTGGACGTGCAGCCGGGGCAGAGCCCGCACAGCCCCTACTCGGGACCCCCCAGCCGCTCCTCGCCCGTCCGTCAGTCCTTCCGCAAGGACTCCTGCTCCTCCGTCTTCATGGAGAGCCCCGTCAACAAGCCCCGCAACCCCAGCTCCTCCGGCCCCCCGGAGCTGTTCCCTGGCCCCAGCGATCGCCCGCTCTCAGGGTTCGGCTCCCCTGGACCGGCCAAGGACACGGAAACAAG GGAGCGGATGGAGGCCATGGAGAAGCAGATCGCCAGCCTGACGGGGCTGGTGCAGAGCGCCCTGCTCCGCGGCTCCGAAGCCGAGACCCCCAG CGAGAAGACAGAAGCCACCAATGGCGGGACCCCCCCGTCAGCGT CGACCAGCCGCAGCGGCATGGGGACACCGgtgcccgcgcccccgccgccctccgccaCCAGCACGCCGGCCGGGCAGCCCACGGCCATCACCCGCTTGCACATGCAGCTGCACCTCCACGACCTGCAGCAGAACGCCAGCGACCTCCGcaaccagctgcagcagctcaagAAGCTGCAG CTGCAGAACCAGGAGACGGTGAAGACGATGCTGCGGCGGACGGAGACGGAGATCAGCGTGCGGGTGACGGACACCATGCGCAAGCACGAGGACCCCCTGCAGCGCCAGCGCAGCTTGGTGGAAGAGGAACGGCTCCGGTACCTCAACGAGGAGGAGCTCATCACCCAGCAGCTCAA TGACCTGGAGAAGTCGGTGGAGAAGATCCAGAAGGATTTGGCCCACAACCACCGGCTCAtccctgtgcaggagctggaggagaaggcGGTGGTGCTCAAGCAGCTGGGGGAGACGCTGACAGACCTCAAGG cccagtTCCCCAGCCTGCAGAGCAAGATGCGGGTGGTGCTGCGGGTGGAGGTGGAAGCCGTCAAGTTCCTCAAGGAAGAGCCGAACCGCCTCGATGGTCTGCTCAAACGCTGCAAGACGGTGACGGACACCCTCGCCCAGATCCGCAG GCAAGTGGACGAGGGCGTGTGGacctcccccagcaccctcagccagtcCCCCAAGAAGGTGGCCCCCGAGACGGACTTCAGCAAAGGGCTGGATCTGGAGATGCCCACCAGCCCCCCCGTGAGCCTCCACCACCTGACGGCTGCCACCGAGACCCTGGGCATGCCCAGCTTcgggcacagccccccccagacccagaCCCACCCTTCCAAGAGCAATAACCCTTCCCGAGCTCCGGAGATGGTGCCCGCCAAGACCCAGACGGGCCCAGAGACCCCCAGCAAGAAGAGCGCGGACAAAGCTGTGTCCGTGGAG GCTGCCGAGCGGGACTGGGAGGAGAAGCGGGCAGCGCTGACCCAGTACAGTGCCAAGGACATCAACCGGCTCCTGGAGGAGACGCAAGCCGAGCTGATGAAGGCCATCCCCGACCTGGAGTTCGCTGCCAAGCACAAGCAAGGCACGGGCAGCGGCAGCGCCGCCTCCACGCCCGAGCACAAGCCCTCCAAGCCGCAGCACGCGCCGAAGTCGGGGGGCAAGGGGGACCCCAACGGCCGCAGGGGCTCAG CATCGTTTGTGCCCAGACGAACTGACGGTGCCGCGGTACCGGACCGAGAAACCCTCCAAATCGCCACCACCTCCCCCTCCGCGCCGGAGCTTCCCCTCGTCCCACGGGCTGACCACGACCCGCAGCGGCGAAGTCATCGTCACCAGCAAGAAGGAGCCTGGGTTTATGAAG AAGGCCGAGTCGGAGGAGCTGGAGACCCAGAAGCCCCAAGTGAAGCTGAGACGGACGGTGTCGGAGGTGGTCAGGCCGGCGTCCACCCCTCCCATCATCGCCTCTGCCATCAAAGACGACGACGACGAGGACCGCATCATCGCGGAGCTGGAG AGCGGTGGCGTTTCCATCCCGGCCATGAAGGTGGTGAACCCGGCGTCCCGGCTGAAGCAGAGCCAGCAGGGCAGCCCCGACAAGAGCAAGCACATAAAGCAGCGGATGGAGTACATGCGGATCCAGGGCCAGCAGCAG aGCTCTCAGAGCTTCACCCCACCGCTTTCACCAGCTCCAAGCAAGGAGGACGCCGGGCAGCGCCCGACCCCGCTGCCTGTGCCAGCAGCACCCGTCCCACCGCGGAAAGGTGGGAAACAGCGGCTGCCGAAGATGCCCCCGCCACCCCCCGACCCGAccgctcgccccccgccgccgagcaTCCCGGCAGCCGCCACGCCGTCGCGCCCGGAGGAGACGATGCTCGGCGCTGCGGCCAGGTCTCGGTGGCCTTCGCTGGCCCAGGGCTCGGTGCCATGCCGGCGGGGTGGCGGTGCCACCGGCCGCCCGTCGCCCCCCAACCCCGGCTCTCCCCGGGAACGGGGGGCAATgcgagggctggggagcagggagctgggagcggggccgcggggggcccggccgtgccggagggGCCGAAGGCTGAGGATGTGaaatggggaggaggggggcaaaCGGGTCGAGCCGGGCTGCCCGGCACCCCCCGATGGGAACGTAGCACTTTAAATGGTCGCCTGGGTGGGCGCGGTGGCGGGGGTGGAGGGGTGCTGTga